The sequence ttacaaaAGCGTACAACAATTGCTTTTGTTAACTGACAACCTTTTTAGCAATTACAATAGAATAAATACGAAAAACGTTTAGTTTTTGGTCGACTTTATATTGGCAAGACTGAATCCGTGGcagttatttgaaataaacggaagatttttaacgtttttaatttgTACTAACGCAATTTAATTGATATGATTTATTACGTACATGAACGCTTAAAtttgaaatgaatattttgaaataaatatttcagatatttgttttttttatacaaccGTGGCTACTATAAACAGCCGGCTTACTCTAGACAGAATGGAGTACAAATTTGATTGAATTgggtaattattataaacgtgTGATcataaaaggttcatctaaaatgctcaggcaagttttatttttttaaatattattgaaattgtaataattacagactaaaacattttattagccACTCAATTGATTACAACGAAAATATggtaaattgtattgtttgacTAGCGGACTCTTTCTCCCGTCTTCGTCCAGACATAGTACAACAATTatccaatttaatttagttgttgTAAAGTTTTGCGCGTAcctacatttcggtgattcatttttatttatatagatttagattattatcttttaaaccAGAGTTAAATCACGCattactttgtaattttaaagaaCGATTTGTCATCATAACTTTCGTgatgcatgtttaatataatataggatacgggaattaacgaacaacctgcgccgaaaagttaagcattttgatataaaatataatatgacataaaatgcgtgttcgcgatTGGATATAAACTCGAAtctaattatattcgattctgTATAGAGTAAGCGCAAACTTTTCTGAAATGCTTTAAAGATTTTTCATTAGTTTATTCTGAATACTGAAAATATGATGTTTCAAGCCGGTACAAACAGGGTGTGTAATATGCGTTATATAGATATATCATCGTGAATTCACACATACTTTCATCACATCACCCTGTATAAGACTCTAACTCCGCTAATGTGATCAGATCAGTCGATTACTGAATATGATTAGATGAAGTCAGTCGAAACCTTTATTTCGGGacttattttatagtttcaGTACTATCCAAACTGTAGTTAAGTTAACTATCTTTGATTATTTCCAGTTTCAATATCTTAcccaaaagtataaaaaatcatTGGTACATTATATTTGATACCTTCAAAAGAAATCAGATTAATTCAAGAAAAACGTTGacaataagaaatatattttgaacgACATTAAACgaccgtattttttttaataaaacacattcCTGTAACCTTTTATATTATACCCaggtcattataatattatggggCAACGACCTACTCTAAACCTTATCTGTCGGTTAGTTAACCACGATATACTTATTGAAACACAGTAAGTGGTGTTGATAACTCAATTCCTATGGCAATCAAATTATGTACAGTATTCAGAAAGCATTCGTGGCAGCTGGAAAGGAGACCCAGACAGAATCGTTCCcactttttttaaaccattactgtcccactgctgggcaagggtcatgGTATTTTTAACCCGTTATTGTCCCACAAGAGTCGGCTcacgtaatgagggaggggttgaAGGGTATTCGGGTTCGTTTGttataatagataaactattttccgaaatcactataaaataagtcccaaaacataaaaattagaTTAAATCATTAACTCTACAAATAGCTAAAGTACATAGTctacaacattttttgttttaaaaaaatgggtCCGTTATTTTTTGGCAATATTAAACATTTCGAAAACTGCGTACAACATACATTTAACTAGCGTTTCATTTTACTTCAACAAGACAATGGCAACACTTAGTTTAAAGTTACCAACCGaaataattattgctattattttttatttaaacatagaCAAGACCACGTTCAAGCATTATTTTTTCGCATTCCTCAAAATGGAAGCACCcaattttgtgtttgtttttaaatattgagattgccatgacaaaaaatgttCCTAACAAGCTAGCGTCGTAAAAACAGAATTATAAGCGATATTTAAGTAAtgctattgatatttttttcaatcattTGTAATCCTTTTCAACTCTTTCTTTTAAATGCAACTATAACCCACCATTGAAGCAGCGTCCAAAGAAAATTGAGCATTCATTAATATTGCTTATgcgctataaataaaatagtattggAGTATAAAGTATGTAGGCGTGTGCGCGTTGTTAGTTACAGAAAATGTTACcttgatttatataaaacaacctctcttttacccattactgtcccactgctgggcaagggtcttctcccgaacgatGGAGaggataggccttgagtccaccacgctggataATGCGAGTTCGGGACTTTGTATGTCCtcaaaaatatgattaagaACCCCTAGGCTAGAAAGGttccatcacgatgttttccttcaccgttagaacaagtgataattatttctaatacacacataacttgtaaaagtcattggtgtgttgcttcgagTACGAACAATccataataagtattttattcatattatttattttttgatttcataataCTACACTTAACCATGGATTTTTATACATAACAGTCAATAATTTCTATTCCCCAATCCACACTTGACCAGTACGATAAACTCCTTCCCTCATtactggaggagacccttgcccagcagtgtgatagtaatagataaaattgattatttaccATACGAGTCAAGTAACTTTATGTGTTAATATAACTGCTTTATTggttatttacaatattatcaaGTAACTTTACGTTTGAATATAAGTGCTTAATTTAATACTATGGCAACATTTTCTGTTTATTTCGTAAAATGAATGGCATGAATGCAAATTAAAAGAATTGATCAGCCAAAGATGAATTTGGGCGggaaacgtaaaaaaatataggtatattaggtcggggaaagtcttttcgcattatagtatgtatgaacttgtaataaaatgttttctctacacaaaaaagctcgatatttgggtacctcgcgagctcactgaaagaaacctaatgaaccatgtactcatttgtgattcttgtaGCCAAAGagattacaagttcatacatactataatgcgaaaagactttttccccgacctaatatttgtaaaaatgccATTCATTTTGCTTGTATTATTGAAGCTGTAGCGTGTAGAATACTTGTTAATTGTGTTAAAATTCCACCACATACAATTACTGTAGCGAATTAAACTTAcctattaattacaatattaggAAGATGGTTgataacagtaataaaaagttctttaaaaaagtCTTCATGAAATGTACGATTTTAggtaaggtcaatttgggtaactttgaatcatttgggtaacattgaacgtggaaatttgaactagtttcgatatttatttcatatgaaaccaacacaattgaaaaaagtttgcaaaactaagataaacctttatcaattgtgttggtttcatatgaaaaaataatcgtaactagttcaaattcccacgttcaatgttacccaaatgattcaacgTTACCCAGGTAAACTGTATGTAAACGAATATGTTATGAAAAAAACAAGGGCGTGAATTTAATCATGCATTATTGACTTtagtttgcttgacgtttcgacCAAGATGCACTTACCATAATCTTAGCAAACCAAGGTAAATAACGCAATATAGCAAtccaaacaaattattaaaatatcacaagGTCTCTAACTCTCTATGCTTATAAAGTGTTAAATGTGTTAAATTTCAAGATTTAAGAAAACTCAaacattgttttgataaatttcaCGGCTGGTAACACTACCAGTGTTGCCTGCCTATAAAATTTGGTAGAAATGTTAATGCACAAGTTTTGCCTGAAACTTCTTTGGTACTATCAAAAATGTTTGCTCTGTATTACCTATCATTACATAGAAATAGTATATCatagaaatttaattttccGTAATAGTTTTCATATATCAACCATCTTCCCAATCATCTGTTCACCAGATCACTGTACAAGGGTCAATGAACTCACCACTTCGGTGGTGAGGCAGTTGATGGTGGTGGGGGGGGcgcgcgcgggcggcggcggggggcgcggggaGCGGCGCCCGTCGCACGGGGTCGCGCCGCGGGCTGGTGTTATTGGGTAGCctatataacatacatatatgtcttatataacattttttttatgctacatcagtacatacatacaaacataatataacgcctgtTATTCTTGAAGTTGCAGGCAAATGTGTTTTACATACCCGCGTTTCAACAGTGTTAGTTCAGTGTAATTGGTAAATATTGTGAAAGTTCCCAAAACTAGGGCTATTATTGAGCATTAAAAAGATCAACAGCAGTTTGtccctgggaatcgaacccgagtcttcatgatcagcagtcgtatacactaccgactgcgtcACAAAGAAAGTCAAACTTTTACATATacatttaatttctttaaatgcGAGTGGATACTAGGCAACTTTAGCCAAAGTATTTGACCAGCAAATCAATATCTTGATATAAAAAAtctccttaataataataaattaattaattaatattttatctatttgtgaAGTACCCACCTTGTTCACTACTACTGGACTCGGTGAAGCTGGGCGTGCCCTCCGTCCACGTGGGAGTGGAGCCCTCCACCGACGCGGGCGGTGTCCAACACACGCTGGAAAAATGTCATCGATTCATATAAGTTTAGTATAGTCAAATTCAGatatattcttattaatattcCTGTGAAGCAGGCATCATCGAGTAAAAAACAtcatatacacatattattatgtaattgcACTGaaggttatttaatttttgactGTAGTTTCATGGTGATCTGGTTAGACTTGGTTAATATTAGACAGTGGTGTCTTCAACCATCGCTATTACCTACTTTAAATTCGACACTAAAGGGATATACCCTCTCAACTTGCCTGCACTTTTCGGCAAGAAAGTAGTAAAAAACTGCAATGTACGAgagtacttttaaatattttttgttcgggAATGAAAactttctattttttatacagaGTATAATGTCTTCCTAGCCGATATTCGACTGCAGcggctaatttcattgaaaccagccaattGTGCTCGACTTAGCTCAtggtgtccaagtgtgtgcacaatacacaggtacactttttataccttcactctcatagtctggtagGACGGATAACCAACACAAcaagagagaggtcaggcgcagggccgacggctttacatgctctccgaggcacgcaGATCTACAACCCACGTCCTAACTTTAGGCAATcactaagaaattcttaacagaatttttttaataaataaatattgaaatctaTCTTATTACCTGGCATCATTGCTTCGCGCACTACTTAACGCAGCAGGCGTGAGTGCGAGCGACGACGCAGACGACGTGGTCATCACACTGGCAGCACTCGAGGCGCCACGACGTCTGCCCGACGCGCTCGAAGACGTGGTCGACGAGGAGTTAGTCCTCGAGGTCCTCGGAGGGGGGGCTTCTTCAAACGGCGGTGGTGGGGTCGAACAACAGGACAGCGGCGCGCCCGCTGAAGGTTAACTAGCGTTTACTACTCGAACTAGCTAGGTTAGGTTATTGGTACTAGTTGCTTAACTACAGTAGTTTGAGGGTACTATTTTCTACTAAAACTACGTTTGTGGGTTAATCTACGTGGAACTCTGTAATGAACTAATATGCAAGCGATTACGTGTTcaagttagtttttttttactattggTATTCCTTTGatgtagttttataaatgtatgaatggATGTATGGGACGTTATATCGTAGAAATTACTTATTGTTGAGCATATTTATACACtgactgttttactaataaacgtcgtaaAAGCTCTGATttgttatacagtgttttgtctcattcgtatacagtttcaaaattgattgaaagtgaaaaaacgctgtataactaatcagggCTTATAAATACgacgtttattattaaaacagtatgtatgtttgtagtttcacagcttatagGTAAGTGCTAGATAATCTATCTGTAAGATAATGTAACTGTTTGcgaaaataactgtcaaaaatcCATCTGGTAAGCTAATTGACACTTATCAGAAGTGCtcaaaccgggggttagtgttGCTACAATAATTTGGTAATATTCTACCATATAAcgtcttaaataaatatcgaaaCAACTATAagataaaagtatgttttaagtaattaaaaacgaagatgtaataaaaaagtcgtaattttaaattattcaagttttaatttgaataaatagcTGTTTTtcgagtaattttaaaaattcgaacacattttgttaatacagattagtaccaaaaataattttaatttttttgttagtccAAAAACTAAAACGAGAACAATTTAAATCTAATGTTATATTTAGCAACTAAATACAGAAATATGAATAGATATCAttctaaatgttattataatagaataggATGCAAAAACAAGGAATAGGAACAAAGCTAACATGAAATAACCAGCGCAAGAGCAAAATAACAAAACGCGctttaaaaatacgaaaatggCAGTCGTTTAGGTTTCACAACACAATCTAACAACTACATGCTATctctaaataaattgtaaacgcACAGGCTTTGAGCCTAAAAATAGAATTCCAAATTATATCCACtccattttttattatcacaCTTTTTTTGCATTTGGCAACATCGCAATTGGCGGGAATCGGCCATATTGGTTTACAATATTTCTTCGACatcttttttcattttcaaaaccTTTTTCTTATCAGATTTCCTTTTGAAACTGCCTTTCTTTTTCTGCCTCGGGACTTTATTTGGCGTTTTAGTCAAAGGAGTTTCggaaaactgttttattttttcgtggACGTTACCGCTTATTGATTTGGCAACTACTGGGTTTACGGCAGTGGTAGTTAGAGAGAAATGCTTTTTATCTATAGAAGTAAGACTCCCGTGGGAGTATTCGATGGGTTCAAACAACTTTTTAGTTTCTTTAACTGGTATATGAACGTCGATTTGCTTCCCAGATCGTTGGCTGTCTTGTGATGATGACAAAGAACTACGTCTCGAACTATCCGAGTCAGTTTGAGCTTTCCAAATGTGTTTTTGGAACATATCAATCTTAGTTTTAGCCTTCTTATGACATATCACTTCATCTTTAGTCATTCCGCGAGTATAAGTACGTATTTCTACCTTCGGTTTAGACTTTTTCTCTTGCGGACGATTTTTATCTCTTTTAGACTGATTGAAGTTTAATTTCTTCGTTATACCAGATATTATGCCCGGTTTAGAACCGTTCTTTTCAGGTTTTATTTCGATTTCATCTTTGACTATCGTTGGTACTTTAGCCTTGTCAGTCGGGGTGACCTTTTTCAAAGTTTTCGCAGCAGATATCAAATCAGACGACCTTATGTTGTGTACACTGACTTTTTCGGTCGAAGAGTCAAGATTAGTCGGTGATTTACGAGACAGTTTATCACCAATATGtgtaacaacatttttaacaaattgagACGGACTTTTAGACTGTCTTCCCCTCGCTTCGTCAACAAAATCGTGTACTTCATGTATCACAATCCTTTCTTCGCTACTAGACTCagtaagcgacgtatcatcataATCACCAGAGTCTAAGTGCTCAATCAGAGCTTTATCAATATTAAACTTGGCCATCATATTAGTCTGTGCGATCAACGCTTTGCCAGGGTGAGATCTCTCCGTAATACTGTCAGCTTCCTCAACATAATCAAGAAACGAGTTAGACGCTAccaatttagttattttaacagAACTCTCGGACACAGACGGTGGGATGCGACATGCAATGGgttctttaaatataaagtcATGCCCATAGAAGCAGAAGTCGTCGTCGCTGCTTGTGATAGGTGTTTGAGGAGGAATGTCACTCACGGATATGCTTAAGTTTGGATAATCACCTTTGTTGTCGAGGCTAGACGCTTGGGAGTTGCCTCCTCCTCGTTTCGCTTTGGGAGATCCTCGCGGAGGGACCGGCGGGGGGACTCTCTGCTTTTGCGACCCTTTCAACACAGCGGGGAACGCTATGTCGGGTTCGGACGCGGCCATGGTCGTCTTAGCCGACGACACAGTCACTTTGGCCGCGGTCGACACCGGCGAGGTCACCGACGTCGGTGTTATATGCGCTGTCACGTCGGACAAAGAAACTGGTGATCGACAAAAACTCTCAGAATTTTGTATAGGTTTATTAATATCAATCAAAATACACAATAGAATGTATAAACGAAAAATTTGGCACATTAGAATAAAATCAtcgtaacaataaatatattaaaagatttgtgtGTTTAAAATGGAAGCAAGTAGTACAGACGGAATGTTACATATCCAAAATAGcatgtttaaatttatattttttcgatGGAGCTTGACCGTTTAAggtatcgtattttttattggtGCATCAAGTTAATGATATtcgagttaaaaaaataaattacagcaTGCAGTTTTAGggagttttgtaaaataaaagccAAGTTGATGGTATACCCAATAAGAAAAAGTTCCAATAAGGTCAGCGCAGCGTGAAAAGGAGACAACATGAACataagtttgtttattcatCTGTGTGTTTATAACTATTGTTTTACTAAGCAAAAAGCGTAGCAAGGGATGTTTCAACCCTATAATCAACCGTCTAGATACTCTTTGTGTAACTAGATGAATTTTGTCTTGAAGTATTGGAACGACAATTAAAGCAAAGCCTTATTTTTTCAGTGAATTTTGACATGAAACAGCAACTGAGTGTTAAATTAGCCAATTGTTTTGCTTTTATGATTAATGAAAAGCAACAAATAAGTGTTGGGAATAAGCGGGAATTATGCcaattttataccaaattttatgtcaatttatatttttttagaaagtgTACTCCTTGCTACacttcttgttttttttattataacttatttttaaattatattatcacatAGAATTATTAGTTATATCGAATTAACAGTCTGCTACACGCACATTGatttatcgaaatattttttaaactatctcAGCTTGTACGTATAATACTAAATAGCTAAACAGGTCTTAAACGTAATGAGAATTTTAAAGGTTAAGATACCAAACGTACTCgttacccgacgtttcggccGACTTACCGACCGCCTTGATTAGGTATTGTCCGCTAGCGGACTCGGCAGAAGTCGGACGAAACGTAGAGTTGCAAATAAATATGGTATTGTAACCTTTAAAACTGTCATCGTGTCCAAAGGCccgtgaatattttaatttaatcgaAATTATTAAGTCAGTGCGTTACCGCTAAATCCTATATTCTTTCATATACCTTTCTAAATAAGTTCTAGAATCCTTTTTCTATTAGTAATATGGTTCTATCTTTATCACTGATGtgatatatttcatttcatcataaataaaattaacctcGAAAAGAAGAGTTCggatatttttctaaaatttttaT is a genomic window of Anticarsia gemmatalis isolate Benzon Research Colony breed Stoneville strain chromosome 27, ilAntGemm2 primary, whole genome shotgun sequence containing:
- the LOC142984352 gene encoding uncharacterized protein LOC142984352, which codes for YPNLSISVSDIPPQTPITSSDDDFCFYGHDFIFKEPIACRIPPSVSESSVKITKLVASNSFLDYVEEADSITERSHPGKALIAQTNMMAKFNIDKALIEHLDSGDYDDTSLTESSSEERIVIHEVHDFVDEARGRQSKSPSQFVKNVVTHIGDKLSRKSPTNLDSSTEKVSVHNIRSSDLISAAKTLKKVTPTDKAKVPTIVKDEIEIKPEKNGSKPGIISGITKKLNFNQSKRDKNRPQEKKSKPKVEIRTYTRGMTKDEVICHKKAKTKIDMFQKHIWKAQTDSDSSRRSSLSSSQDSQRSGKQIDVHIPVKETKKLFEPIEYSHGSLTSIDKKHFSLTTTAVNPVVAKSISGNVHEKIKQFSETPLTKTPNKVPRQKKKGSFKRKSDKKKVLKMKKDVEEIL